The following proteins are encoded in a genomic region of Primulina huaijiensis isolate GDHJ02 chromosome 3, ASM1229523v2, whole genome shotgun sequence:
- the LOC140972568 gene encoding uncharacterized protein, which translates to MANTNNFNDPLFLHPSDTLCMNIVTEQLTVVENYGVWSRGILIAHFAKNKIAFIDGTCKRPDIEGATLNQWERCNVLILFWIMNTVSKSIFGGIMYSTNASTVWTDLKDQFDKISGSRIFFHREIGRLTQGNNMISVYFCKLKQLWDGYSSLVTLSSCECSMTCKYVEHDQQK; encoded by the coding sequence ATGGCTAACACTAATAACTTCAATGATCCATTGTTCCTTCATCCCTCGGacactctatgtatgaacatTGTCACCGAGCAATTAACAGTAGTTGAGAATTATGGTGTATGGAGCCGTGGTATTTTAATCGCTCATTTtgccaaaaataaaattgcatTTATTGACGGTACCTGTAAGCGTCCTGATATTGAAGGTGCTACATTGAATCAATGGGAAAGATGTAACGTGTTGATTCTTTTTTGGATTATGAACACTGTCTCGAAAAGTATCTTTGGTGGAATCATGTATTCAACTAATGCTTCCACTGTTTGGACGGATTTAAAGGACCAATTCGATAAAATCAGTGGATCTAGAATTTTTTTCCATCGAGAGATTGGGAGGCTGACTCAAGGAAATAACATGATTTCTGTGTATTTTTGTAAACTCAAGCAGTTGTGGGATGGGTACAGTTCTTTGGTAACTTTGTCTTCTTGTGAATGCTCCATGACGTGTAAGTATGTAGAGCATGATCAGCAGAAGTGA